A genome region from Arachis duranensis cultivar V14167 chromosome 8, aradu.V14167.gnm2.J7QH, whole genome shotgun sequence includes the following:
- the LOC107460063 gene encoding DEAD-box ATP-dependent RNA helicase 8 yields MNNNNNYYNRARYPPPGIGGGGLGRGGGGGGPGFNQNSPFQPRPNYQQHQQQHQQLQQQHQQYVQRQMVQQQQQQQQQQQQQQWLRRAQMGAADSNVVDEVEKTVQSEAIDPSSQDWKARLKVPPPDTRYKTEDVTATKGNEFEDYFLKRELLMGIYEKGFERPSPIQEESIPIALTGSDILARAKNGTGKIAAFCIPALEKIDQDNNVIQVVILVPTRELALQTSQVCKELGKHLKIQVMVTTGGTSLKDDIMRLYQPVHLLVGTPGRILDLAKKGVCVLKDCAMLVMDEADKLLSPEFQPSIQQLIHFLPSHRQILMFSATFPVTVKDFKDRYLQKPYVINLMDELTLKGITQYYAFVEERQKVHCLNTLFSKLQINQSIIFCNSVNRVELLAKKITELGYSCFYIHAKMLQDHRNRVFHDFRNGACRNLVCTDLFTRGIDIQAVNVVINFDFPKNSETYLHRVGRSGRFGHLGLAVNLITYEDRFNLYRIEQELGTEIKQIPPHIDQAIYCR; encoded by the exons atgaacaacaacaacaactactaCAACAGAGCGAGGTACCCACCACCTGGGATCGGTGGCGGTGGTCTTGgacgaggaggaggaggaggaggcccTGGTTTCAATCAAAACTCACCGTTTCAGCCAAGGCCTAATTACCAGCAACACCAGCAACAGCATCAACAACTACAACAGCAGCATCAGCAATATGTTCAGAGGCAGATGgtgcagcaacaacaacagcagcagcagcagcagcaacaacagcaaTGGCTGAGAAGGGCGCAGATGGGTGCTGCTGACTCCAACGTCGTGGATGAGGTTGAGAAGACCGTGCAGTCTGAAGCCATTGACCCGAg TTCTCAAGATTGGAAGGCAAGGCTAAAGGTTCCACCACCTGATACGCGTTATAAGACAGAG GATGTGACAGCAACTAAAGGAAATGAATTTGAGGATTATTTTTTGAAGCGAGAGTTGCTCATGGGAATATATGAGAAGGGTTTTGAAAGGCCTTCTCCTATCCAAGAAGAAAGCATTCCAATTGCTCTTACTGGTAGTGACATTCTTGCAAGGGCTAAAAATGGGACAGGCAAAATagctgcattttgcattcctgCATTGGAAAAAATTGACCAGGATAACAATGTTATTCAAG TTGTTATATTGGTTCCAACAAGGGAGTTAGCTTTGCAAACATCTCAAGTATGCAAAGAACTTGGAAAGCACTTGAAAATTCAAGTGATGGTTACAACTGGTGGTACTAGCCTGAAAGATGATATCATGCGCTTATATCAACCAGTTCATTTACTAGTTGGGACTCCTGGAAGGATATTGGATCTTGCTAAGAAGGGTGTTTGCGTTCTGAAAGATTGCGCAATGCTTGTTATGGATGAG GCTGATAAGCTTTTGTCCCCAGAATTCCAGCCTTCTATACAGCAGCTGATTCATTTTCTTCCTTCACACCGACAAATTCTGATGTTTTCAGCAACATTTCCTGTTACTGTAAAGGATTTCAAAGATAGGTATCTTCAAAAGCCATATGTCATTAACCTTATGGATGAGCTAACTTTGAAGGGTATCACACAGTATTATGCATTTGTCGAAGAGAGACAGAAGGTTCACTGCCTGAATACACTATTTTCTAAG TTGCAAATAAACCAGTCAATCATCTTTTGCAATTCGGTGAATCGTGTTGAACTCCTTGCAAAAAAAATCACCGAGCTTGGATATTCGTGTTTCTATATTCACGCAAAGATGTTGCAAGATCATCGTAATAGAGTGTTTCATGACTTCCGCAATGGCGCCTGCCGTAATCTTGTTTGTACTG ATCTTTTTACTAGGGGAATAGACATTCAAGCAGTCAATGttgttattaattttgattttccCAAGAATTCAGAAACTTATCTCCACAGG GTCGGTCGCTCAGGGAGGTTTGGGCATCTTGGTTTAGCAGTTAACTTGATCACTTATGAGGATCGCTTTAATTT ATATAGGATTGAACAAGAACTTGGAACTGAAATAAAGCAAATTCCACCACACATTGACCAGGCAATTTATTGCCGGTGA
- the LOC107460005 gene encoding uncharacterized protein LOC107460005, with amino-acid sequence MAGSSGGGLKLLVGSAIRQGVMEARARIFGHQLNPMGQKSAHKILRQKLFGEKVAQWYPYDIKKDDPLVMARQEQERLSKLEMLKRRGKGPPKKGQGRRAAKRNK; translated from the exons ATGGCTGGTAGTAGCGGTGGTGGTTTGAAGCTGTTGGTAGGGTCGGCCATCAGGCAAGGAGTCATGGAAGCCCGGGCCCGGATCTTCGGTCACCAGCTGAACCCAATGGGCCAGAAATCGGCCCACAAGATCCTCCGTCAGAAGCTCTTCGGTGAGAAGGTAGCGCAATGGTACCCTTACGACATAAAAAAGGATGACCCTCTCGTCATGGCTCGTCAAGAGCAGGA GCGCTTATCGAAACTTGAAATGTTGAAGCGGCGCGGCAAAGGACCACCCAAGAAGGGCCAAGGCAGGCGTGCTGCCAAACGCAACAAATAA